A window of Mucilaginibacter sp. PAMC 26640 contains these coding sequences:
- a CDS encoding elongation factor Tu: protein MAGVAEYIKESYIELTEKVTWPTWRELQSSAVLVLVAAMIIAMLIFGMDQIIGYVLNQFYTSLA from the coding sequence ATGGCTGGCGTAGCTGAGTATATAAAAGAATCATACATCGAGTTGACCGAAAAAGTAACCTGGCCAACCTGGAGAGAACTGCAAAGCAGTGCGGTATTGGTATTAGTAGCAGCCATGATCATAGCTATGCTGATTTTTGGTATGGACCAGATCATCGGCTATGTACTTAACCAGTTTTACACATCGTTAGCCTAA
- a CDS encoding transcription termination/antitermination factor NusG, protein MSDQLKWYVVRAISGKEKKVKQYIDAEVNRLGITHLVPQVLIPTEKYYQMRDGKKIAKERNYFPGYVLMEAALDGELEHIIKNINSVIGFLGDKQGNAIPLRQAEVNRILGKVDEMSAQGETMNVPYYVGENVKVMDGPFNGFSGVIEEVNEEKKKLKVMVKIFGRRTPLELNYMQVEKE, encoded by the coding sequence ATGAGTGATCAATTAAAATGGTACGTAGTTAGGGCTATCAGCGGTAAAGAAAAAAAGGTAAAGCAATATATTGATGCCGAAGTTAACCGTTTAGGTATCACGCACCTTGTACCGCAGGTATTGATCCCTACAGAAAAATACTACCAGATGCGCGACGGCAAGAAAATTGCCAAAGAGCGTAACTATTTTCCGGGTTATGTTTTAATGGAGGCCGCACTTGATGGCGAATTAGAACACATCATCAAAAATATCAATAGCGTTATTGGTTTCCTTGGCGATAAACAAGGTAATGCAATCCCTTTACGTCAGGCAGAAGTTAACCGCATCTTAGGTAAGGTTGATGAAATGAGCGCACAGGGCGAAACCATGAATGTACCATATTACGTTGGCGAGAACGTTAAAGTAATGGATGGGCCTTTTAATGGTTTCAGCGGCGTTATTGAAGAAGTGAACGAAGAGAAAAAGAAACTAAAAGTAATGGTAAAGATCTTCGGGCGCCGTACGCCGCTTGAATTGAACTACATGCAGGTTGAAAAAGAATAG
- a CDS encoding 50S ribosomal protein L7/L12, translating into MADLKAFAEQLVNLTVKEVNELAQILKDEYGIEPAAAAVSVAAAPAGGDDAPAAEAVQTAFDVILKEAGGAKLAVVKLVKDLTGLGLKEAKDLVDGAPKEVKTGVTKEEAESLKKQLEEAGAVVEVK; encoded by the coding sequence ATGGCGGATTTAAAAGCGTTTGCTGAACAGTTGGTAAACTTAACAGTAAAAGAAGTAAACGAATTAGCTCAGATATTAAAAGATGAGTACGGTATCGAGCCAGCTGCTGCAGCTGTTTCTGTTGCTGCTGCTCCTGCTGGTGGCGATGACGCTCCAGCTGCTGAGGCAGTTCAAACTGCATTTGACGTTATCCTGAAAGAAGCAGGTGGCGCTAAATTAGCAGTTGTTAAATTAGTAAAAGATCTTACAGGCTTAGGTTTGAAAGAAGCTAAAGATTTAGTTGACGGTGCACCTAAAGAGGTTAAAACTGGCGTAACTAAAGAAGAAGCTGAATCTCTGAAAAAACAATTAGAGGAAGCCGGAGCAGTAGTTGAGGTTAAATAA
- a CDS encoding 50S ribosomal protein L11 → MAKEVGAMVKLQVKGGAANPSPPIGPALGAKGVNIMEFCKQFNARTQDKPGKVLPVVITVYVDKSFDFIIKTPPVAIQLLEATGLKSGSAEPNRKKVANVNWEQVETIAKDKMTDLNAFTVESAMKMVAGTARSMGITVSGTAPWN, encoded by the coding sequence ATGGCAAAAGAAGTCGGTGCGATGGTAAAGCTACAAGTGAAGGGCGGCGCTGCAAATCCATCTCCTCCAATTGGCCCTGCATTGGGTGCAAAAGGTGTGAACATTATGGAGTTTTGCAAGCAGTTCAACGCACGTACCCAGGATAAACCTGGTAAAGTGCTTCCTGTAGTTATTACTGTTTATGTCGACAAGTCTTTCGATTTTATCATCAAAACCCCTCCGGTAGCCATACAGCTTTTAGAAGCAACAGGCTTAAAGAGCGGTTCTGCAGAGCCCAACCGTAAAAAAGTTGCCAATGTAAATTGGGAACAGGTTGAGACCATTGCTAAGGATAAAATGACTGATTTGAATGCATTTACAGTAGAATCAGCCATGAAAATGGTGGCAGGTACTGCCCGCAGTATGGGAATAACCGTATCAGGTACGGCTCCCTGGAACTAA
- a CDS encoding 50S ribosomal protein L10, which translates to MNKEEKYDLVVALTEQMKEYGNFYITDTSDLTVAKVNNIRRQCFEADIMMQVAKNSLIKKAMEAAGGDFSPIYDVLKGSSSILFSKSATAPAKLIKQLRKKGEKPVLKAAYIDSAIFVGDDQLDTLIKLKSKEQLIGEIVGLLQSPAKNVISALQSGGNILAGVVKTLQERG; encoded by the coding sequence ATGAATAAAGAAGAAAAATACGACCTTGTCGTTGCTCTAACCGAGCAGATGAAAGAGTATGGTAATTTCTATATTACTGATACGTCTGATCTTACAGTTGCAAAAGTTAACAATATCCGTCGTCAGTGTTTTGAAGCTGATATCATGATGCAGGTTGCAAAAAATAGCTTAATTAAAAAAGCTATGGAAGCAGCAGGTGGTGATTTCAGCCCGATATATGATGTTTTAAAAGGTTCATCATCTATCTTATTTTCGAAATCAGCAACTGCCCCGGCAAAGTTGATTAAGCAATTAAGAAAAAAAGGTGAAAAACCAGTTCTTAAAGCAGCATACATCGATTCAGCAATATTTGTTGGAGATGACCAGTTAGATACTTTGATCAAATTGAAATCAAAGGAGCAACTGATTGGCGAGATAGTAGGCTTACTGCAATCACCTGCAAAAAACGTTATTTCTGCATTACAATCAGGCGGAAATATACTGGCAGGTGTTGTAAAAACATTACAGGAAAGAGGTTAA
- a CDS encoding 50S ribosomal protein L1 — protein MARLTKNQKAALSKIEANKSYSLEAASALVKELTLTKFDSSVDIDVRLGVDPRKANQMVRGIATLPHGTGKTVRVLVLCTPDKEQEAKDAGADFVGLDEYIAKIEGGWTDVDIIITMPSVMAKVGRLGRILGPRNLMPNPKSGTVTPEVGKAVTEVKGGKIDFKVDKTGIIHTSIGKASFPADKIYENALEVLQTISKLKPSAAKGTYFKSIHISSTMSPGITVETKSVTGI, from the coding sequence GTGGCTAGATTAACAAAAAATCAAAAAGCGGCACTATCCAAAATTGAGGCGAACAAATCGTACTCATTAGAAGCAGCATCAGCTTTGGTAAAGGAATTAACCTTAACCAAATTTGATTCATCTGTTGACATCGATGTACGTTTAGGTGTAGATCCGCGTAAGGCCAATCAAATGGTGCGTGGTATTGCAACCTTACCTCATGGAACCGGTAAAACTGTACGTGTATTGGTGCTTTGTACTCCTGATAAGGAACAAGAAGCAAAGGATGCAGGTGCGGATTTTGTAGGTTTGGACGAATATATTGCCAAGATTGAAGGCGGATGGACTGATGTTGATATTATCATAACAATGCCAAGTGTTATGGCTAAAGTAGGTCGTTTGGGTCGTATTCTCGGTCCGCGTAACTTGATGCCTAACCCTAAATCAGGTACAGTAACACCAGAAGTTGGTAAAGCTGTAACTGAGGTAAAAGGTGGTAAAATCGATTTCAAGGTTGATAAAACCGGTATCATCCATACCTCAATAGGAAAAGCGTCTTTTCCTGCAGATAAAATTTATGAGAACGCATTAGAAGTATTGCAAACCATCTCTAAATTAAAACCATCAGCAGCAAAGGGTACATATTTTAAGAGCATTCACATCTCTTCAACCATGTCTCCGGGTATAACAGTTGAAACTAAATCAGTAACGGGAATTTAA
- the rpoB gene encoding DNA-directed RNA polymerase subunit beta (DNA-dependent RNA polymerase catalyzes the transcription of DNA into RNA using the four ribonucleoside triphosphates as substrates; beta subunit is part of the catalytic core which binds with a sigma factor to produce the holoenzyme), producing MANNNNQRVNFATSRKVLDYPDFLDVQLQSFQEFFQLETTSDNRYKEGLFKVFAENFPISDSRNIFVLEFLDYFIDPPRYDIRECIERGLTYSVPLKAKLRLSCNDAEHEDFETIVQDVYLGTIPYMTPKGTFVINGAERVIVSQLHRSPGVFFGQSRHTNGTKLYSARVIPFKGSWIEFATDVNNVMYAYIDRKKKFPVTTLLRAIGYDSDKDILELFELADEVKVSKSGLKKFIGRKLAARVLKKWVEDFVDEDTGEVVSIDRNEIILERETVLEDDHIDMIIDAGVKTIILNKEDAATSGDYTIIYNTLQKDTSNSEKEAVEHIYRQLRNAEPPDEETARGIIDRLFFSDKRYDLGDVGRYRINRKLKLNTSDETKVLTKQDIIAIVKYLIKLINSKAEVDDIDHLSNRRVRTVGEQLYAQFGVGLARMARTIRERMNIRDNEVFTPTDLINARTLSSVINSFFGTNQLSQFMDQTNPLAEITHKRRLSALGPGGLSRERAGFEVRDVHYTHYGRLCTIETPEGPNIGLISSLCVHAKINNLGFIETPYKRVVDGKVQVNEPVIYLSAEDEDGKTIGQANAVYNDNGEFATPRVKARFEGDFPIIEPDRLDLMDIAPNQITSIAASLIPFLEHDDANRALMGSNMQRQAVPLLRPEAPIVGTGLEGRVAKDSRTLINAEGDGVVEYVDANEIKIKYDRNELDRLISFDGDTRSYLLTKFKKTNQSTTINLKPIVKKGQRVTKGEVLCEGYATQNGELALGRNLKVAFMPWQGYNFEDAIVISERVVSQDIFTSLHVEEFELEVRDTKRGEEELTPDIPNVSEEATKDLDEDGIIRVGAEVKEGDILIGKITPKGESDPSPEEKLLRAIFGDKAGDVKDASLKTPPSIAGVVIDTKLFSRAKKTTKAEEKAQIEKLDIKHDKAVKDLKNTLIEKLFEIVNGKTSQGVYNVYKELYVAKGVKFTQKILTELHYENINPTKWTTDDDKNDQIKTLLHNYNIKVNEELGAYRRDKFAISVGDELPSGIVQMAKVYIAKKRKLKVGDKMAGRHGNKGIVARIVRDEDMPFLEDGTPVDIVLNPLGVPSRMNLGQIYETVLGWAGKELGVKFATPIFDGASHTEVEEWVKKAGLPESGRTYLYNGLTGDRFDQQTTVGIIYMLKLGHMVDDKMHARSIGPYSLITQQPLGGKAQFGGQRFGEMEVWALEAFGASNILQEILTVKSDDVIGRAKTYEAIVKGENLPTPSVPESFNVLVHELRGLGLDITLE from the coding sequence TTGGCAAACAATAATAACCAAAGAGTAAACTTTGCAACCAGCAGAAAGGTACTTGATTACCCCGATTTTCTGGATGTACAGTTACAGTCTTTCCAGGAATTTTTTCAATTGGAAACCACGTCAGACAACCGTTATAAAGAGGGGTTGTTTAAAGTATTTGCCGAAAACTTTCCAATATCAGATTCAAGGAACATCTTCGTTTTAGAGTTTCTTGATTACTTTATTGATCCGCCACGTTATGATATACGCGAGTGTATCGAGCGCGGTTTAACCTACAGCGTACCATTAAAAGCAAAACTTCGCTTATCATGTAATGATGCAGAGCACGAAGATTTTGAAACAATTGTACAGGATGTTTATTTGGGTACCATCCCTTATATGACGCCTAAAGGTACCTTTGTTATCAATGGTGCAGAACGCGTAATTGTATCTCAATTACACCGTTCACCAGGTGTGTTCTTTGGCCAAAGCCGCCACACCAACGGTACAAAATTATACTCTGCCCGTGTTATTCCTTTTAAAGGATCATGGATTGAGTTTGCTACAGACGTTAATAACGTGATGTATGCTTATATCGACCGTAAAAAGAAATTCCCGGTTACTACGCTGCTTCGGGCAATTGGTTATGATTCTGATAAAGATATATTAGAATTATTTGAACTTGCCGATGAAGTAAAAGTAAGCAAATCTGGCCTGAAGAAATTCATTGGCCGTAAGCTTGCTGCAAGGGTGCTTAAAAAATGGGTAGAAGATTTTGTGGATGAGGATACCGGTGAAGTGGTATCTATCGATCGTAACGAGATCATCCTTGAGCGCGAAACCGTTTTGGAAGACGACCATATTGATATGATCATCGATGCAGGTGTTAAAACCATTATCCTGAACAAGGAAGATGCAGCCACCAGCGGTGATTACACTATTATATACAATACCCTACAAAAAGATACTTCGAACTCGGAGAAAGAAGCGGTGGAGCACATCTATCGCCAGTTACGTAACGCTGAACCACCTGATGAGGAAACTGCACGTGGTATCATTGATCGTTTATTTTTCTCTGATAAAAGATATGATTTGGGTGATGTGGGCCGGTACCGCATCAACCGTAAATTGAAGCTGAATACCTCTGATGAAACCAAGGTTTTAACCAAGCAGGATATCATCGCGATTGTTAAGTACCTGATCAAATTAATCAACTCAAAAGCTGAGGTGGATGATATTGATCACTTGTCTAACCGTCGTGTTCGTACTGTTGGCGAGCAGCTTTATGCGCAATTTGGTGTTGGTTTAGCACGTATGGCCCGTACCATTCGTGAGCGTATGAACATTCGTGATAACGAGGTGTTCACACCTACCGACCTGATCAATGCACGTACACTTTCATCTGTGATCAACTCGTTCTTCGGAACCAACCAGTTGTCACAGTTTATGGACCAAACCAATCCACTGGCAGAGATTACGCACAAGCGTCGTCTGTCAGCCCTTGGGCCCGGTGGTCTGTCTCGTGAGCGTGCAGGTTTCGAGGTTCGTGACGTACACTACACCCACTACGGTAGGTTGTGTACCATTGAAACTCCGGAAGGGCCGAACATTGGTTTGATCTCTTCTCTTTGCGTACATGCCAAGATCAATAATTTAGGCTTTATCGAAACACCATACAAGCGTGTGGTTGACGGTAAGGTGCAGGTGAATGAGCCGGTGATCTACCTTTCTGCAGAAGATGAGGATGGAAAAACGATTGGCCAGGCTAATGCAGTTTATAACGATAATGGTGAGTTTGCAACTCCGCGTGTTAAAGCACGTTTTGAGGGTGACTTCCCGATCATCGAGCCAGACAGATTGGATTTGATGGATATTGCGCCAAACCAGATCACGTCTATCGCAGCTTCGTTGATTCCTTTCCTTGAGCATGATGATGCTAACCGTGCCTTGATGGGATCTAACATGCAACGCCAGGCGGTACCATTGTTACGCCCTGAGGCGCCAATTGTTGGTACTGGTTTGGAAGGCCGTGTAGCAAAAGACTCTCGTACCCTGATCAACGCTGAAGGCGATGGTGTGGTTGAGTATGTTGATGCTAACGAGATCAAAATTAAATATGACCGTAACGAATTAGATCGTTTGATCTCTTTCGATGGCGATACACGCAGCTACCTGTTAACCAAGTTCAAGAAAACCAACCAGAGCACTACCATTAACCTAAAGCCGATTGTTAAAAAAGGCCAGCGGGTTACTAAAGGTGAAGTGCTTTGCGAAGGCTACGCTACGCAAAATGGCGAGCTTGCGCTGGGCCGTAACCTTAAAGTGGCATTCATGCCTTGGCAGGGTTACAACTTTGAGGATGCGATTGTAATTTCTGAGCGCGTTGTGTCTCAGGATATCTTTACATCGCTTCACGTTGAAGAATTTGAGCTTGAGGTGCGTGATACTAAACGTGGTGAAGAAGAATTAACACCGGATATCCCTAACGTTTCTGAAGAAGCTACTAAGGATCTGGACGAAGACGGTATTATCCGTGTTGGTGCCGAGGTTAAAGAAGGCGACATCCTGATTGGTAAGATCACCCCTAAAGGCGAATCTGACCCATCACCGGAAGAAAAGTTATTGCGTGCCATATTTGGTGATAAAGCAGGCGACGTTAAAGATGCATCGTTAAAAACTCCGCCTTCTATCGCGGGTGTTGTTATCGATACTAAATTATTCAGCCGTGCCAAGAAAACCACTAAGGCAGAAGAAAAAGCTCAGATTGAAAAGCTTGATATTAAACATGATAAAGCTGTAAAGGATCTTAAAAATACTTTAATTGAGAAGTTATTCGAGATTGTTAACGGTAAAACATCACAAGGTGTTTACAATGTTTACAAGGAGTTGTATGTAGCCAAAGGTGTTAAATTCACTCAGAAAATTCTGACTGAATTACATTACGAAAACATCAACCCAACTAAGTGGACAACTGATGATGATAAAAACGACCAGATCAAAACTTTGCTTCACAACTATAACATTAAAGTGAACGAAGAACTTGGAGCTTACCGCCGCGATAAATTTGCGATAAGTGTGGGTGACGAGTTACCGTCAGGTATCGTACAGATGGCCAAAGTTTACATCGCTAAAAAGCGTAAGCTTAAGGTTGGTGATAAAATGGCGGGCCGTCACGGTAACAAGGGTATTGTTGCCCGTATTGTGCGCGACGAGGATATGCCTTTCTTAGAAGACGGAACACCGGTTGATATCGTGCTGAACCCATTGGGTGTACCATCACGTATGAACCTTGGCCAGATCTACGAAACCGTATTGGGCTGGGCCGGTAAAGAACTGGGTGTTAAATTTGCTACTCCTATTTTTGATGGTGCAAGCCATACCGAGGTAGAAGAGTGGGTGAAAAAAGCAGGCTTACCAGAATCTGGCCGTACCTATTTGTACAACGGTTTAACGGGTGATCGTTTCGATCAGCAAACAACTGTAGGTATTATCTACATGCTTAAACTGGGCCACATGGTTGATGATAAGATGCACGCACGTTCAATCGGGCCGTACTCTTTAATTACTCAACAGCCATTGGGTGGTAAAGCACAGTTTGGTGGTCAGCGTTTTGGTGAGATGGAGGTTTGGGCACTGGAAGCATTTGGTGCATCAAACATACTGCAGGAAATATTAACCGTTAAATCGGATGATGTTATCGGCCGTGCCAAAACCTACGAAGCTATTGTTAAAGGTGAAAACCTGCCAACACCATCAGTTCCGGAATCATTCAACGTATTGGTTCATGAATTAAGAGGTTTAGGTTTGGATATCACGTTAGAATAA